A window from Culex pipiens pallens isolate TS chromosome 3, TS_CPP_V2, whole genome shotgun sequence encodes these proteins:
- the LOC120413418 gene encoding sodium- and chloride-dependent neutral and basic amino acid transporter B(0+) isoform X2: MRKIDATNTKYLLDYLYYTRDDEQFRFYKKSRSSIFRGVLLCLCLNLTYANVARFPRELQQHGSAFLVPYLILLLLVGLPVVLLEISLGQFLGQGSAHMWRAAPFLKGASLVGRIASWLAAIWTSMQSVIALLYVGMLSIKSVPFRECDKAVTINQQSIHDGYEVETNNGQECLKLTFLRPVWRSSLYFGLLALSLILLWVISMVCTHSAKINRRSIYLFGFLALILLVFQTGWEVTKAINEEYVPELWPFYPESFADSTVWFNALVQVIYSLNIGIGAIPVLTGKFLYKGDAIKTSFVYIFFNILITTIAVVFYVFQFHNTAPASPDLLYPELATLTAVYDRAVTVNESDPLLQRIIPGLSFALLFVCSLVSVTIYIYTSTRMIQKHPNYTVCLAGLVVAIAGLLCPNYIFPRLLDTRIVGSLIVCAMIFEIIMIIWVYGSKNLYTDLEFSLGRPVLKAWLFIWGIIPVLLIAILSWWTITYFDNDLLIDFFPKWMSVVFSLVVIMLLACVEISKQVDYNIFSMIHGATKPSKDWGPADPLVRHAWKQWKSVCEDTGERDFTLRRRGTKDYTNSIKKGQYSHSNKYGSSNRNLSTAGSNSPNYSGSVFGDSAIEEDISVDKYPQYKQKNTAYSVDSISQEKSPHASASSRKSSQTDKRTPSERSQAGLINSRKTSDNSFTSRIEIMADDHGYRGGAIVRNPLAKVDKVNQLAPPVPTYLLSSQAKPAQPKPQNNAQTNKNPYPDEGYNRDIFISNGQADHICWRKFSINSEEYSTEL; the protein is encoded by the exons ATGAGGAAGATTGATGCGACCAACACGAAGTACCTCTTGGACTACCTGTACTACACGCGGGACGACGAACAGTTTCGGTTCTACAAGAAG TCAAGATCATCAATATTTCGCGGCGTGTTACTATGCCTGTGTCTGAACCTGACCTACGCCAACGTGGCCCGGTTCCCACGCGAGCTGCAGCAGCACGGGTCCGCGTTCCTCGTGCCGTACCTcatcctgctgctgctggtcggacTGCCGGTGGTGCTGCTCGAGATCTCCCTCGGCCAGTTCCTGGGGCAGGGTTCGGCCCACATGTGGCGCGCGGCGCCCTTCCTCAAGG GTGCTAGCCTAGTCGGCCGCATCGCTTCCTGGCTGGCGGCGATCTGGACCTCGATGCAGTCGGTGATTGCGCTGCTGTACGTCGGCATGCTGTCAATCAAATCTGTGCCATTTAGAGAGTGTGATAAGGCGGTGACGATCAACCAGCAGTCCATTCAT GACGGTTATGAGGTGGAAACCAACAACGGACAGGAATGTTTGAA ATTAACATTTCTCCGTCCAGTGTGGCGAAGTTCCCTCTACTTTGGACTGCTGGCGTTGAGTTTGATACTTTTGTGGGTCATTTCCATGGTGTG TACTCACAGCGCCAAGATCAACCGGCGGTCGATCTACCTGTTTGGCTTTCTGGCGCTGATCCTGCTGGTGTTCCAGACCGGCTGGGAGGTGACCAAGGCCATCAACGAGGAGTACGTGCCCGAGCTGTGGCCCTTCTATCCGGAGTCGTTCGCGGACAGTACGGTGTGGTTCAACGCGCTGGTGCAGGTCATCTACTCGCTCAACATCGGCATCGGGGCGATTCCGGTGCTGACCGGGAAGTTTCTCTACAAGGGCGATGCCATCAA GACATCTTTCGTGTACATCTTTTTCAACATCCTCATCACGACGATCGCGGTCGTCTTCTACGTGTTCCAGTTCCACAACACCGCCCCCGCCAGTCCGGACCTGCTGTACCCGGAGTTGGCCACCCTGACGGCAGTGTACGACCGAGCCGTGACGGTGAACGAGTCGGACCCGCTGCTGCAGCGCATCATCCCGGGTCTGTCGTTTGCGCTGCTCTTCGTCTGCTCGCTGGTGTCCGTGACGATCTACATCTACACCTCGACGCGTATGATCCAGAAGCACCCGAACTACACCGTTTGCCTGGCTGGACTAGTTGTCGCAATAGCCGGACTATTGTGCCCCAACTACATCTTTCCCCGACTGCTGGACACGCGGATCGTTGGGTCGCTGATCGTGTGTGCGATGATCTTCGAGATCATCATGATCATTTGGGTGTACGGGTCGAAGAATTTGTACACGGATCTGGAGTTTTCGCTGGGGCGGCCGGTGTTGAAGGCGTGGCTGTTCATCTGGGGGATCATTCCGGTGCTGTTGATCGCGATCTTGTCCTGGTGGACGATTACCTACTTTGACAACGACCTGCTGATTGACTTCTTCCCCAAGTGGATGTCGGTGGTGTTTAGTTTGGTGGTGATCATGTTGTTGGCTTGCGTGGAGATTAGCAAACAGGTCGATTACAACATCTTCAGCATGATTCATGGCGCTACGAAACCATCGAAAGATTGGGGACCGGCGGATCCTCTGGTGCGTCACGCCTGGAAACAGTGGAAGTCCGTGTGCGAGGACACCGGTGAACGGGACTTTACGCTGCGACGGCGTGGAACCAAAGActacaccaactcgatcaagaAGGGCCAGTACTCGCACTCCAACAAGTACGGATCGTCCAACCGGAATCTCTCGACCGCGGGCAGCAACTCGCCCAACTACAGCGGCTCGGTATTTGGAGATTCGGCCATTGAAGAGGACATCAGCGTTGACAAGTACCCGCAGTACAAGCAGAAGAACACCGCGTACAGCGTAGACTCGATCAGTCAGGAAAAGTCCCCGCACGCGTCAGCAAGCTCGCGAAAATCCTCCCAAACCGACAAGCGGACGCCGAGCGAACGAAGCCAAGCTGGGCTGATCAACTCGAGGAAGACCTCGGACAACAGCTTCACGTCGCGCATCGAAATCATGGCCGATGACCACGGCTACCGGGGTGGTGCCATCGTGCGGAATCCCCTCGCCAAGGTGGACAAAGTCAACCAGCTGGCGCCGCCCGTGCCGACGTATCTGCTGTCGAGCCAGGCCAAGCCAGCACAGCCAAAACCACAGAACAATGCTCAAACCAACAAGAATCCGTACCCGGACGAGGGCTACAACCGGGACATTTTCATCAGCAACGGCCAGGCGGACCACATCTGCTGGCGAAAGTTCTCCATCAACTCGGAGGAGTACTCCACGGAGCTTTAA